TTGATCAGGTGTGTATCCTTTTCATTTCCTCCTGTGACAAAATTGGACATCTCAGAAACGGCGTTATCGGCAACTATCCTTGTCCTCAAACCCACAGGTCCAGCGAACCCTATTGGAGCACGGGTTATTTCCCTGATTCTTTCATCCTGGGCAAGGTTCAGGTAACTACAGTCAAGTAAGTTTTTCACCTTAACCTCGTTGACCTCATGATCCCCTCTGACCAGTACAGCAACAGCCCCTTTATCGGTTTCATATATAAGGGTTTTAACAAGGTCTTTGGGGGTTACCTTTAAGAAACCCGTAACCTCTTCTACTGTCTTCATGTCCGGAGTGTGAACCTTCTGGATATTCACTGGAAGTGCTGATTCTCTCTCCTGAATACCGGGGTTTGAGTGTCTCGCCTCTGCCTTCTCCACATTTGCAGCGTAACTGCAGGAACAACAACTCACAATTGCACTTTCCCCGTAGTCTGCCATAACCATAAATTCATGGGAAAAGCTTCCACCGATTGCCCCGGAATCTGCCTCTACTGCCCTAAATTCCAGTCCACATCTCTCAAATATTTGATTATATGCCTGAAATATCCGGTTATAACTCTCTTCCGCACTAGCTTCATCGACATCAAAGCTGTAGGCATCCTTCATGGTAAACTCTCTGCCCCTCATTAATCCGAAACGTGGGCGTACCTCATCACGAAACTTGGTTTGAATCTGGTACAGGATCAAGGGCAATTGACGGTAAGACTTAATCTCCCTTCTGACCAAATCAGTAATTACCTCTTCATGGGTAGGCCCCAGACAGAAATCACGGTCATTGCGATCTCTGAACCTCAAGAGTTCCTTCCCGTAGATGTCCCATCTTCCGCTCTCCTGCCAAATGTCAGAAGGCTGAACCCCGGGAAGGGTTACTTCTTGAGCCCCTGCCCTGTTCATCTCTTCCCGGATTATCTGTTCCACCTTACTGAATGTCCTTATTGCAAGTGGCAGATACGAGTAAATACCTGCTGCCAGTTTCCGAATCATGCCAGCCCGAAGCATCAGTTTATGGCTTATCACCTCAGCCTCAGCCGGGTCTTCTTTTAAAGTTGGAATTAACATCCTCGAATAACGCATAGTCCCTTCCCTGAATGTCCCTTCACTGTTTCCGTTAAAGATCCTTAACCATTTCTTCTACCTCTTTTACAAGCACATCTGCAAGCTCTTTTTCTTTAAGCTTTTTAACCACCCTACCCTTCTTAAATAAGAGACCCACTCCTTTACCACCGGCAATCCCTATCTCTGCCTCCTCAGCCTCACCAGGCCCATTGACTACACAGCCCATAATGGCTACATTCAAAGGCACGGAAATATGGGCTAGTCTCACTTCTACCTCATTGGTTAGCTCTATCAGGTCAATCTCACACCTGCCACAAGTAGGACATGATATGAGGTTTATGCCGCGGTAACGGAGTCCCAATGCTTTGAGAATCTCATATCCAGCTCGGACTTCTTCCACAGGATCAGCAGTTAATGATACACGAATAGTATCCCCTATTCCTTCATTCAGAAGGATACCAATCCCCACAGATGACTTTATTGTTCCAGAAAAGGATGTCCCTGCCTCTGTAATACCTACATGAAGTGGATAGTCAACCTTTTCTGAGATTAATCTATAAGCCTCAATAGTATCAAGGACATTAGATGCCTTTAAAGAAACCTTAATATCATGGAAGTTCAAAGATTCAAGAATAGCAATATTGCTTAGTGCACTTTCAACCATGGCATCAGGAGTAGGATGACCATACTTGGAAAGGAGCTTTTTTTCTATGGAGCCAGAATTGACCCCTATTCTTATTGGTATTTTTCTTTCTTTAGCCGCCTCCACCACAGACTTAATCTTTACCTTGCCACCAATATTTCCAGGATTGATCCTTAAACCATCTACTCCTTCCTCAACAGCCCTAAGTGCCAATCTATAGTCAAAATGGATGTCAGCTATGAGAGGGATACTTATACCCTTTTTTATTTCACCCAGTTTCTCCGCTGCTTCCATATCTGGAACAGCAACCCTTATGATCTCACACCCTACTGATTCCAATCGATGGATCTGGGAGATGGTAGACAGGTAATCCCTGGTATCGGTATTGGTCATGGATTGAACCGAAATGGGAGCACTACCGCCTATTTTAACATTGCCTATTGAAATCTGTCTGGTCTTTCTCCTTTTCATAACTCATTCCCAGCAGAAAAAATAGTATCTGATCTTTAACAGTAACTCCTGTTAAATCCTCTAAAAATATAGCATCCCGTGAAAGGTGAAGTCAAGGGGAAAAGATTTTTATAATTTTCTGTATTGACAATGGAAACATTTCAAACTATGTTCAAATACAATATTATTCTGCAAATGATGCGGAATGACATCTCTTAATACTTGGAAAGTACGCAAATCGAAACTTCTTGAAATTGCT
The window above is part of the Thermodesulfobacteriota bacterium genome. Proteins encoded here:
- a CDS encoding proline--tRNA ligase; translated protein: MRYSRMLIPTLKEDPAEAEVISHKLMLRAGMIRKLAAGIYSYLPLAIRTFSKVEQIIREEMNRAGAQEVTLPGVQPSDIWQESGRWDIYGKELLRFRDRNDRDFCLGPTHEEVITDLVRREIKSYRQLPLILYQIQTKFRDEVRPRFGLMRGREFTMKDAYSFDVDEASAEESYNRIFQAYNQIFERCGLEFRAVEADSGAIGGSFSHEFMVMADYGESAIVSCCSCSYAANVEKAEARHSNPGIQERESALPVNIQKVHTPDMKTVEEVTGFLKVTPKDLVKTLIYETDKGAVAVLVRGDHEVNEVKVKNLLDCSYLNLAQDERIREITRAPIGFAGPVGLRTRIVADNAVSEMSNFVTGGNEKDTHLINVNLRDFKVDNFADLRVINKDDPCPRCNGKLRFSRGIEVGHVFKLGTKYSEALGATYLDAHGREQLIVMGCYGIGVGRTVAAAIEQNHDENGIIFPMPIAPFLVSILPVNINQKEVRDASEAIYLSISEKGYDVLFDDREESPGIKFKDADLIGIPIRLTVSSRTLKNDMVEMKLRKTGEVIMVKRGEVVDEVVKRLNGE
- the ispG gene encoding flavodoxin-dependent (E)-4-hydroxy-3-methylbut-2-enyl-diphosphate synthase, coding for MKRRKTRQISIGNVKIGGSAPISVQSMTNTDTRDYLSTISQIHRLESVGCEIIRVAVPDMEAAEKLGEIKKGISIPLIADIHFDYRLALRAVEEGVDGLRINPGNIGGKVKIKSVVEAAKERKIPIRIGVNSGSIEKKLLSKYGHPTPDAMVESALSNIAILESLNFHDIKVSLKASNVLDTIEAYRLISEKVDYPLHVGITEAGTSFSGTIKSSVGIGILLNEGIGDTIRVSLTADPVEEVRAGYEILKALGLRYRGINLISCPTCGRCEIDLIELTNEVEVRLAHISVPLNVAIMGCVVNGPGEAEEAEIGIAGGKGVGLLFKKGRVVKKLKEKELADVLVKEVEEMVKDL